The DNA region CAGCTTCTCCGCACTCGACCTGTATCTGACCGTGATGAGCCAGTGGCGGCCGGGACGGGACTGGTTTGCCGGCAATTGCCCGAAGATCGCGGCCATCGCCGCGCGTGGCGACGCGATCGCGGCATTGGCGCCGGTGTGGCAGCGCAATTTCTCCGACAGCTGAAGTCCGAGCGGCAACTAAAGACCAGCCGGAGCCGGAAGGCTGGCCGGCACTAGATAGCGAGAGGTACGACAAGACGATGAACAAGACGATGAATCGGCAGAAAAATTTTTAGAGCTGGGCTCAAGTATTGCCGTCGATTGCCGATGACATGTCATCCCCTCCGGAATGACTGCCATGAACACGCTGCCCATCTCATCCACTGGCGCGTCTGGGCTTGCTTCCTACCCGCTCGCGCAACCCACCGACACCAGCAGGCTGGCCCGCGCCAGTAGCAACCAGGCGCAGGCGACACCGCAGAACAGCCCGCTCGGCCAACGGGTAAATCACCTCGGCGTGGCGACGCTCGACATGGCGCAGCAGTTTCTCGGCAGCTTTGCCCAGCAACTGTTTGGCGACCAGGCCAAGGGCATGAAGGTCAGCTTCGACTCGTTCGAGCTATCGGCGTCGAGCACCGCCAGCGCGGCGGCAACACTGAGCAAGACCAGCCAGGGCACCGATGTGGCGGCGGCATTCCGCCTTGAGGACAGCAGCAGCTTCACCGGCCACGGCACGCTGACGACAGCCGACGGCCAGAGCTTCGAATTCGAGATCGAGGTCCGCTACGCCTCGGTGCAGGAGGCGGCCTACGCGGCCAGCCAGCAGCGCTCCTTGCCAGCGGCGGGGAACGCGCAGCAGGCAGCCCAGCCGCAGACAGCCGGCAACACTCAGCAAGCCGCCTTACCGCAGACCAGCACGCAGGATAGCTTGCGCAGCCAGTTTGCCGGGACGGCGGACGACCTGCTGTCGCAACTGTCGGCCGAGCCGGTGCGCCAGCCCTTCCAGCTCGATCTGACACAGGACAACGGCAACCCGCTCAAGCTGCTGGGCGATCTCGCGCTGAAATTACTCGACCTGCCCGGCGGGCCGCGCCACGTCGATCTGCCCCAGGTCGGCAAGGACGACGCAAACGGCAAGAAGGGCCTGTCGGTTCAGGCTTGAGCCAGCCAGCAACGACAAGGGGTCGCCCGAATAGGCGGCCCCTTGTCAGGCCAGGCAAGCCGGCGCGGCCGGTTTGAAGCTGGCATTCGGGTATGGCTGCGACCACGCCCGGCAACGCTGCTTCAGGCCGTCTTTTGCTCCGCCAGGCCGAGCTCATCGGCGAAGCGCTTGCGCAGCATGTGCTTCTGGATCTTACCGGTGATGGTCATCGGGAACTCGGTCACGAAACGCACATAGCGCGGCACCTTGTAGTGCGCAATCTGGCCCCGGCAGAACTCGCGTATTTCCTCCTCGCTCGCCGCCGTGCCGTCCTTGAGGATGATGCAGGCGCACAGTTCCTCGCCGTATTTCGCATCGGGCACACCGACCACCTGCACGTCGCGCACCTTGGGATGGCGATAGAGAAATTCTTCGAGCTCTCGCGGGTAGATGTTCTCGCCACCGCGGATCACCATGTCCTTGGCGCGGCCGACGATATTGCAGTAGCCGTCGGCGTCGATCACGCCCAGATCGCCTGTGTGCATCCAACCGTCCGGGTCGATCGCCTCGGAGGTCTTGGCCGGCGCATTCCAGTAGCTCTGCATCACCGAGTAGCCGCGCGTCAGCAACTCGCCCGGCTCGCCGCAGGGCAGCGTGCTGCCGTCCGGGCCGACGACCTTGACCTCGACATTGGGGTGGATGCGCCCCACGGTGGACACCCGCTTTTCGATCGGATCGTCGAGCGCGCTCTGAAAGCTCACCGGCGAGGTTTCTGTCATGCCATAGGCAATCGTTACCTGACTCATGTGCATCTGCCCGATCACGCGTTTCATCACCTCGATTGGACACGGCGAGCCGGCCATGATGCCGGTACGCAGGCTGGCCAGGTCGAAGCGGGCGAAATCGGGGTGATCGAGCTCGGCGATGAACATCGTCGGCACGCCATAGAGCGCGGTGCAGCGCTCCTCGGCCACCGTCTGCAACACGGCGAGCGGGTCGAAGCCCTCACATGGGTAGACCATGGTCGCACCGTGCGTGATGCAGCCGAGATTGGCCATGACCATGCCGAAGCAGTGGTACAGCGGCACCGGGATGCACATGCGGTCGTGCTCGGTCAGCGCGATGGCCTCGGTGACGAAATAGCCGTTGTTGAGGATGTTGCGATGCGTCAGCGTTGCGCCCTTGGGCGAGCCGGTGGTGCCCGAGGTGAACTGGATGTTGATCGCGTCGTTGCGGTCGAGCGTGTCGGCAAGTGCCGCCAGCCGGGCAAGCTCATCGGGGCCGGCGGGGGTCAAGAGCTCGTCGAAATTCAGCATGCCGGGTGTGCGCTGCGGGCCCATGCGGATCACCCATTGCAGTGCCGGCAGCCGCGCGGCCCCGAGCTGGCCCGGCGTGCCCGTAGCCAGCTCCGGTGCGAGCTCGGCGAGTATCGCCAGGTAATCGCTGCTCTTGAACTGCGGCGACAGGATCAGCGCCTTGCATTCGACCAGGTTCAGCGCGTATTCGAGCTCGAACACGCGGTACGAGGGGTTGATGTTGACCAGCACCAGCCCGGCCTTGGCCGTGGCGAACTGGGTGATCGCCCATTCCGCGTTGTTCTGCGACCAGATGCCGATGCGGTCGCCGGGCTGCAGGCCGAGCCGCAACAAGCTCGCGGCCAGTTGCTCGACCTTGTCACCGAGCTCGCGATAGCTGAGCCGCACGTTCTGGTGGCGCACCACGAGCGCCTCGCGTTCGCCGAAACGGGCGACAGTCTTGTCGAAATAGCGGCCGATGGTGTCCTCGATCAGCGGCAGATCGCGCCGGCCGACGACATGGCTGAGCTTGTCTTGCGTCATTTGCTTTCCTTCTTCGGGTTGGATGGCGGGTCTGGCGCCCGCCTGCTACAAATCGAAAACAGGCGCTCAGGCCGCGACCAGCGGCACGAGCCAGTCGCCCTGGCGATCGAGCGCACGCACGCGCAGCAGCTCGCCGACCAGCATCTCGGCCAGCTCGCGGTGATCGAGCCCGAGGTATAGCCGGTTCATGTCGCGGTAGAAGGCCAGGCCGTCGAGATAGGCCGGCATGTCGGCCAACGGCATGCGCTGCTTTTCCAGCAGGTTGAACATCAGCAGCGCCTTCATCATCGCCTTGGCCCGCTTCACCGGGTCGCCCTCCAGCGCGCGCAGCCGGCTTCGTGCGCGATCCAGCGCGGCGGGCACGTCGCCAAACAGGCGGCCATGGCCGGGGATGACCCAATCCACGTCGAGCTCGCCGATCACGTCCAGCGTGTCGATGGCGGCGTCGAGAAAGCGCTCGTCGGTCGGCTCGACCACGCCGAGCCCGTTCTCCCACAGGGCATCACCCGAGATCAGCAGCCTGAATTCGGGTGAATGGAACATCAGCGCTTCCATGCGGTGGCCGGGGGCCGCGACGGCCTGCCACTCGGTGCCGCCGAGCAATAGCGTGTCGCCGGCGCGGATCAGGCCATCGACGCGGAACGGCTCGGCCTGCTGGCCCGCGACATCGAGCCACAGGGCCTGCCCGTCCCAGTGTTCGAGATGCGCGCGCTCGCCCTCCGGCACCCAGACTTCGCAGCCATACTCGGCCTGCAGCCTGGCGTTGCCGCCCATGTGGTCGCTATGGCAGTGGGTATTGAGCACGCGTGCCAGCGGCGCATCGCCGAGCGCGCCCGGTTCGCGCAACAGCTTGACGGTGGCATCGGCATGGGTGCAGTAGGCGCTGTCGATCAGGACATTGCCGTCGCGATGCAGGAACAGCACATGGTTGGCATTGAGCCAGCCGCGTTCGATGAAACGCAGCGATGCGGGGAGTGTGGGCAAGATGTTGTCTCGTGTGGCGAGGTGTGCTGCTTGTGGCATGCCGCCTCTTTGTCTTGCACCAAGATAGCGCTACTGCCGCCGTGCGGCAACTGCCGGCGCGTCGGCACGACGACTGGCAGTTGCTGGTTTTACACATTCTTTATACGCCGCGGCCAAGCTTTTACCCGTTCTTTACCCGCCGCCGCCTAGCATGTAAATGCCCTGATTCGGGCGCTTGGCGCGGGGGCCGGCGCGATGCGCCGAGCCTCGTCGCGCCCACACTGAGCGAGATGAAATGGACATCTTATACATTGCATTGACGGCAGCCTTCGGCTCGGCCATCTGGCTGTTCGCGAGGGGCTGCGGCAACCTGGAGACCCCACGATGAGCTTTCTCTACCTGATGTCGGGCATCGGCGTGGCGCTACTGCTCGCTTACCTGATTTTTGCGCTACTCAAGCCGGAGAAATTCTGATGACCATGCAGGCCTGGCTACAACTCTTGCTTTATCTCAGCGCGCTGCTGGCGCTGGCCTGGCCCTTGGGCCGCTACATGGCCGGCGTGCTCGAAGGCAGGCCGTCGCTGGCGACCCGGATCGCGGGGCCGGTCGAGCGCCTGGCGTACCGCGCCGCCGGCGTGAAACCTGAGGCAGAAATGGGCTGGAAGGCCTATGCCGTCGCCCTGATCGTGTTCAACCTGATCGGCGTGGTGGCAGTCTACGCGCTGCAACGCACGCAGGGCATGCTGCCGCTCAACCCGCAGGGGATGGGCGCGGTCTCGCCCGATTCATCGTTCAATACCGCG from Chitinivorax sp. PXF-14 includes:
- a CDS encoding AMP-binding protein, which translates into the protein MTQDKLSHVVGRRDLPLIEDTIGRYFDKTVARFGEREALVVRHQNVRLSYRELGDKVEQLAASLLRLGLQPGDRIGIWSQNNAEWAITQFATAKAGLVLVNINPSYRVFELEYALNLVECKALILSPQFKSSDYLAILAELAPELATGTPGQLGAARLPALQWVIRMGPQRTPGMLNFDELLTPAGPDELARLAALADTLDRNDAINIQFTSGTTGSPKGATLTHRNILNNGYFVTEAIALTEHDRMCIPVPLYHCFGMVMANLGCITHGATMVYPCEGFDPLAVLQTVAEERCTALYGVPTMFIAELDHPDFARFDLASLRTGIMAGSPCPIEVMKRVIGQMHMSQVTIAYGMTETSPVSFQSALDDPIEKRVSTVGRIHPNVEVKVVGPDGSTLPCGEPGELLTRGYSVMQSYWNAPAKTSEAIDPDGWMHTGDLGVIDADGYCNIVGRAKDMVIRGGENIYPRELEEFLYRHPKVRDVQVVGVPDAKYGEELCACIILKDGTAASEEEIREFCRGQIAHYKVPRYVRFVTEFPMTITGKIQKHMLRKRFADELGLAEQKTA
- a CDS encoding MBL fold metallo-hydrolase, which produces MPTLPASLRFIERGWLNANHVLFLHRDGNVLIDSAYCTHADATVKLLREPGALGDAPLARVLNTHCHSDHMGGNARLQAEYGCEVWVPEGERAHLEHWDGQALWLDVAGQQAEPFRVDGLIRAGDTLLLGGTEWQAVAAPGHRMEALMFHSPEFRLLISGDALWENGLGVVEPTDERFLDAAIDTLDVIGELDVDWVIPGHGRLFGDVPAALDRARSRLRALEGDPVKRAKAMMKALLMFNLLEKQRMPLADMPAYLDGLAFYRDMNRLYLGLDHRELAEMLVGELLRVRALDRQGDWLVPLVAA
- the kdpF gene encoding K(+)-transporting ATPase subunit F, with amino-acid sequence MSFLYLMSGIGVALLLAYLIFALLKPEKF